In the genome of Cystobacter ferrugineus, one region contains:
- a CDS encoding rhodanese-like domain-containing protein: MVDARMPCAELYVRLGDDEVLVLDCREPEDWIRYGLHVPGALWMPFEEILRDGAVLPDDELIVVCGCAPDGSDARRVCRLLLRLGFKAVCLEGGLQGWLNQGMPTEIHHASQVMASGAC; encoded by the coding sequence GTGGTGGATGCCCGTATGCCCTGTGCCGAGCTGTATGTGCGGCTTGGAGATGATGAGGTGCTCGTCCTCGACTGCCGCGAGCCCGAGGACTGGATTCGCTACGGGTTGCATGTCCCCGGCGCCTTGTGGATGCCCTTCGAGGAGATTCTCCGGGATGGGGCGGTGCTTCCCGACGACGAACTCATCGTGGTGTGTGGGTGTGCTCCGGACGGCTCCGACGCCCGCCGGGTCTGCCGACTGCTCTTGCGCCTGGGCTTCAAGGCGGTGTGCCTGGAGGGAGGTCTCCAGGGGTGGCTGAACCAGGGCATGCCCACCGAGATCCACCATGCCTCGCAGGTCATGGCCAGCGGGGCCTGTTGA
- a CDS encoding glutathione S-transferase family protein has protein sequence MITLYQTPVAWGTPNLSPFCFKLEAYLRMVDLPYEVKLADLRYAPKGKAPYADIDGTVMGDSQFIIERLKKQYGDPLDSKLTPEQVAVGHAVRRMLEECTYWYIVYMRWVDEAGWLAYLPVAETMVPHVVGGQVPLSDLRQKMLQILHDQGTGRHAMDEVQELAKADIFSIATIMGNKPYLLAETPSSFDAVVYSFLVSIIANPVDTDLKQYTLSQTNLVRYCAKFKARYFANWKPPEFKAA, from the coding sequence ATGATCACCCTCTATCAAACCCCCGTGGCCTGGGGGACCCCGAACCTCAGCCCGTTCTGCTTCAAGCTGGAGGCCTACCTGCGGATGGTGGACCTGCCCTATGAGGTGAAGCTGGCGGATCTGCGTTATGCCCCCAAGGGCAAGGCGCCCTACGCCGACATCGACGGCACGGTGATGGGTGATTCCCAGTTCATCATCGAGCGGCTGAAGAAGCAGTATGGGGATCCGCTCGACTCGAAGCTGACGCCAGAGCAGGTGGCGGTGGGCCACGCGGTGCGGCGCATGCTGGAGGAGTGCACCTACTGGTACATCGTGTACATGCGCTGGGTGGACGAGGCCGGCTGGCTCGCCTATCTGCCCGTCGCCGAGACGATGGTGCCCCACGTGGTGGGCGGACAGGTGCCGCTGTCGGATCTGCGCCAGAAGATGCTGCAGATCCTCCATGACCAGGGCACGGGACGCCACGCCATGGACGAGGTGCAGGAGCTGGCCAAGGCGGACATCTTCTCGATCGCGACGATCATGGGCAACAAGCCCTACCTGCTGGCGGAGACGCCCTCGTCGTTCGACGCGGTGGTGTACTCGTTCCTGGTGAGCATCATCGCCAACCCCGTGGACACGGATCTCAAGCAGTACACCCTGAGCCAGACGAACCTGGTGCGCTACTGCGCCAAGTTCAAGGCGCGCTACTTCGCCAACTGGAAGCCGCCCGAGTTCAAGGCCGCCTGA
- the purL gene encoding phosphoribosylformylglycinamidine synthase, with the protein MLTLRGAPALSEFRLAKLLALCREREPSVGSVYAEFVHILDVPAPLSASERSLVDKLLEYGPRLARKEPRGSLQLVIPRPGTISPWSSKATDIFLNCGLPGVRRIERAIAYWIADEAGEALAPESLARLQPVLHDRMTQAVVGREEDAAILFSEHTPRTFTRVGVLAGGREALVTANRALGLALAEDEIDYLVARFTELKRDPTDVELMMFAQANSEHCRHKIFNASWTVDGVAQERSLFQSIKNTYAAHSEGVLSAYKDNAAVMEGFEVERLFPDPESGEYRFHREPTHILMKVETHNHPTAISPHPGASTGAGGEIRDEGATGRGAKPKAGLAGFSVSNLRIPGHEQPWETPYGKPERIVSALDIMIDGPLGGAAFNNEFGRPNLCGYFRSFELQVPTSEGVEVRGYHKPIMIAGGLGNIRAGHVRKGTLQPGDKIVVLGGPAMLIGLGGGAASSMAQGSSAADLDFASVQRDNPEMERRCQEVIDQCWAQGEKNPIRSIHDVGAGGLSNAVPELIHDNGLGGRFELREVPNAEPGMSPVEIWCNEAQERYVLAIAPEDLPRFKALCERERAPFAVLGEATSEQVLTVADKQFGNAPIDIPMDVLFGKPPRMHRDVKSRPLTHAELKLDAPVKELLARVLAHPTVADKGFLITIGDRTVSGLTARDQMVGPWQVPVADCAVTLSAHAGYTGEAMAVGERTPVALIDAAASARMAVGEAVTNIAAARVGQLGDVKLSANWMAAAGSPGEDANLYAAVKAVGMELCPALGLTIPVGKDSMSMRTVWEENGQRKAVTAPLSLIVSAFAPVLDVRHSLTPQLRDPGADTRLVFVDLAGGQQRLGGSVLAQTYSQVGPRCPDVDRPETLKDFFAAVQALNDTGTLLAYHDRSDGGLITTLVEMAFAGHCGFEVDVAALGPDAVAALFNEELGAVLQVRVADLPHVREVMKVHGLEGHCHELGRPQAALTARVLHGERVLLEEDVMALRAVWSRVSHEMQKLRDNPRCAEQEYAAKCDPADPGLSARLTFSPSEDVAAPFIAKGARPRVAILREQGVNSQLEMARAFVRAGFSAVDVHMSDLLTGRVSLKDFTGLAACGGFSYGDVLGAGGGWARSILFNSRARDEFAAFFARAGTFGLGVCNGCQMMAQLRELIPGAEHFPHFVRNTSEQFEARLVQVEVAQSPSLFFQGMAGSRIPIASSHGEGRAEFASAEEAARVNGLGVVPVRFVDNHGRVTETYPANPSGSPHGIAGLTSRDGRVTIMMPHPERVSRGVQYSWCPPEWGEDSPWMRMFRNVRVTLG; encoded by the coding sequence ATGCTCACCCTGCGTGGTGCCCCCGCCCTCTCCGAGTTCCGTCTGGCCAAGCTGCTCGCTCTCTGCCGTGAGCGCGAGCCCTCCGTGGGCTCCGTCTACGCCGAGTTCGTGCACATCCTCGATGTCCCCGCTCCCCTGTCCGCTTCCGAGCGCTCCTTGGTGGACAAGCTATTGGAGTACGGTCCCCGGCTCGCCCGGAAGGAGCCGCGGGGCAGCCTCCAGCTCGTCATCCCCCGGCCCGGGACGATCTCCCCCTGGTCCTCGAAGGCCACCGACATCTTTCTCAACTGTGGCTTGCCCGGTGTGCGGCGCATCGAGCGCGCCATCGCCTATTGGATCGCCGATGAGGCGGGCGAGGCCCTTGCTCCCGAGTCACTCGCCCGGCTGCAACCGGTGCTGCACGACCGGATGACGCAGGCGGTGGTGGGGCGCGAGGAGGACGCGGCCATCCTCTTCTCCGAGCACACACCCCGGACCTTTACCCGGGTGGGGGTGCTCGCGGGGGGCCGGGAGGCGCTCGTCACCGCCAACCGCGCGCTGGGCCTGGCGCTGGCCGAGGATGAAATCGACTACCTGGTGGCGCGCTTCACCGAGCTGAAGCGAGACCCCACCGACGTCGAGCTGATGATGTTCGCCCAGGCCAACAGCGAGCACTGCCGGCACAAGATCTTCAACGCCTCGTGGACGGTGGATGGGGTGGCGCAGGAGCGCTCGCTCTTCCAGAGCATCAAGAACACCTACGCGGCGCACTCCGAGGGCGTGCTGTCGGCGTACAAGGACAACGCGGCGGTGATGGAGGGCTTCGAGGTGGAGCGCCTCTTTCCGGATCCCGAGAGCGGGGAGTACCGCTTCCACCGCGAGCCCACGCACATCCTGATGAAGGTGGAGACGCACAACCATCCCACCGCCATCTCCCCCCATCCGGGGGCTTCCACGGGCGCGGGCGGAGAGATCCGCGACGAGGGCGCCACGGGGCGGGGCGCCAAGCCCAAGGCGGGACTGGCGGGCTTCTCGGTGTCCAACCTGCGCATCCCCGGCCACGAGCAGCCGTGGGAGACGCCCTATGGCAAGCCGGAGCGCATCGTGTCCGCGCTCGACATCATGATCGACGGCCCCCTGGGCGGCGCCGCCTTCAACAACGAGTTCGGCCGGCCCAACCTGTGCGGCTACTTCCGCAGCTTCGAGCTGCAGGTGCCCACGTCCGAGGGCGTGGAGGTGCGCGGCTACCACAAGCCCATCATGATCGCCGGCGGCCTGGGCAACATCCGGGCGGGGCACGTGCGCAAGGGCACGCTCCAGCCGGGAGACAAGATCGTCGTGCTGGGCGGCCCGGCGATGCTCATCGGCCTGGGCGGTGGCGCGGCATCCTCGATGGCACAGGGCTCGAGCGCGGCGGACCTCGATTTCGCCTCGGTGCAGCGCGACAACCCGGAGATGGAGCGGCGCTGCCAGGAGGTCATCGACCAGTGCTGGGCCCAGGGGGAGAAGAACCCCATCCGCTCCATCCACGACGTGGGGGCGGGCGGCCTGTCCAACGCGGTGCCGGAGCTCATCCACGACAACGGGCTGGGTGGACGCTTCGAGCTGCGCGAGGTGCCCAACGCCGAGCCGGGCATGTCGCCGGTGGAGATCTGGTGCAACGAGGCGCAGGAGCGCTACGTGCTGGCGATCGCGCCGGAGGACCTGCCGCGCTTCAAGGCCCTGTGCGAGCGCGAGCGCGCGCCCTTCGCGGTGCTGGGCGAGGCCACGTCCGAGCAGGTGCTGACGGTGGCGGACAAGCAGTTCGGCAACGCGCCCATCGACATCCCGATGGACGTGCTGTTCGGCAAGCCCCCGCGCATGCACCGGGACGTGAAGTCGCGTCCGCTCACGCACGCGGAGCTGAAGCTGGACGCGCCGGTGAAGGAGCTGCTCGCGCGGGTGCTCGCGCACCCCACGGTGGCGGACAAGGGCTTCCTCATCACGATTGGGGACCGGACGGTGTCGGGCCTGACGGCGAGGGATCAGATGGTGGGCCCGTGGCAGGTGCCGGTGGCGGACTGCGCGGTGACGCTGTCGGCGCACGCGGGCTACACGGGCGAGGCCATGGCGGTGGGCGAGCGCACCCCGGTGGCGCTCATCGACGCGGCGGCCTCGGCGCGCATGGCGGTGGGCGAGGCCGTCACCAACATCGCCGCGGCGCGCGTGGGCCAGCTCGGGGACGTGAAGCTGTCGGCCAACTGGATGGCGGCCGCGGGCAGCCCGGGCGAGGACGCCAACCTCTACGCCGCGGTGAAGGCGGTGGGCATGGAGCTGTGCCCGGCGCTCGGCCTCACCATCCCCGTGGGCAAGGACTCCATGTCCATGCGCACCGTCTGGGAGGAGAACGGCCAGCGCAAGGCGGTGACGGCGCCCCTGTCGCTCATCGTGTCGGCCTTCGCGCCGGTGCTGGACGTGCGCCACTCGCTCACCCCGCAACTGCGCGATCCGGGCGCGGACACCCGGCTGGTGTTCGTGGACCTGGCCGGAGGCCAGCAGCGGCTGGGCGGCTCGGTGCTCGCCCAGACGTACTCCCAGGTGGGCCCGCGCTGCCCGGACGTGGACAGACCCGAGACCCTCAAGGACTTCTTCGCCGCGGTGCAGGCGCTCAACGACACGGGCACGCTGCTGGCCTACCATGACCGCTCCGATGGCGGCTTGATCACCACGCTGGTGGAGATGGCCTTCGCCGGGCACTGCGGCTTCGAGGTGGACGTGGCCGCGCTGGGGCCGGACGCGGTCGCGGCGCTCTTCAACGAGGAGCTGGGCGCGGTCCTCCAGGTGCGGGTGGCGGATCTCCCGCACGTGCGCGAGGTGATGAAGGTGCACGGGCTGGAGGGGCACTGCCACGAGCTGGGCCGTCCCCAGGCGGCGCTGACGGCGCGGGTGCTCCACGGGGAGCGGGTGCTGCTGGAGGAGGACGTGATGGCGCTGCGCGCGGTGTGGTCGCGCGTGAGCCACGAGATGCAGAAGCTGCGCGACAACCCGCGCTGCGCCGAGCAGGAGTACGCCGCCAAGTGCGATCCGGCGGATCCGGGCCTGTCCGCGCGGCTCACGTTCTCTCCCTCGGAGGACGTGGCGGCGCCGTTCATCGCCAAGGGAGCGCGGCCCCGGGTGGCCATCCTGCGCGAGCAGGGGGTGAACAGCCAGTTGGAGATGGCGCGGGCCTTCGTGCGCGCGGGCTTCAGCGCGGTGGACGTGCACATGAGCGATCTGCTCACCGGGCGGGTGTCCCTGAAGGACTTCACGGGCCTGGCGGCGTGCGGCGGCTTCTCGTACGGAGACGTGCTGGGGGCCGGAGGCGGGTGGGCGCGCTCCATCCTGTTCAACTCGCGGGCCCGGGACGAGTTCGCCGCGTTCTTCGCGCGCGCGGGCACCTTCGGCCTGGGGGTCTGCAACGGCTGCCAGATGATGGCGCAGCTTCGTGAGCTGATCCCCGGGGCCGAGCACTTCCCGCACTTCGTGCGCAACACCTCGGAGCAGTTCGAGGCGCGGCTGGTGCAGGTGGAGGTGGCGCAGAGCCCCTCGCTGTTCTTCCAGGGCATGGCGGGCAGCCGCATCCCCATCGCCTCGTCGCATGGCGAGGGCCGCGCGGAGTTCGCTTCCGCCGAGGAGGCGGCGCGGGTGAACGGGCTGGGCGTGGTGCCCGTGCGCTTCGTGGACAACCACGGGCGGGTGACGGAGACGTACCCGGCCAACCCGAGCGGCTCGCCCCACGGCATCGCGGGCCTGACGTCCCGGGACGGGCGGGTGACGATCATGATGCCGCACCCGGAGCGCGTGAGCCGCGGCGTGCAGTACTCGTGGTGCCCGCCGGAGTGGGGCGAGGACAGCCCGTGGATGCGGATGTTCCGCAACGTCCGCGTGACGCTGGGCTGA
- the asd gene encoding aspartate-semialdehyde dehydrogenase, whose protein sequence is MAKLRAVLIGATGLAGQQFISALKDHPDIELTGLAASPRSAGKSYVEALRASNGMTAWFVPEPLPESVAKLKVMSGEQINAQDYDIAFSAVESDVAKDLEPRLARDIPVFSAASAFRYEADVPLLIPPVNAAHAPLIRAQQKQRGWKGFIVPIPNCTTTGLAITLAPLAEHFGIKSVLMTSLQAMSGAGRSPGVIGLDILDNVIPFIPKEEEKVQVETKKILGTLNAGGAALTPHDVSVSCTCTRVAVMEGHTESVFVSLSRKASVQEVVAAMREWRGAEVARQLPSAPPRWIEVLDEPFRPQPRLDRDTHGGMATTVGRVREDTVLENGFKYVLVSHNTKMGAAKGAILVAELMRAQGLLG, encoded by the coding sequence ATGGCCAAGCTTCGTGCCGTGCTTATCGGTGCCACCGGACTCGCCGGCCAGCAGTTCATCTCCGCGCTCAAGGATCATCCTGACATCGAACTCACGGGCCTGGCGGCCTCGCCGCGTTCGGCGGGCAAGTCCTACGTGGAGGCGTTGCGCGCCTCCAACGGGATGACCGCCTGGTTCGTCCCCGAGCCGCTCCCGGAGTCCGTGGCGAAGCTCAAGGTGATGAGCGGGGAGCAGATCAACGCCCAGGACTATGACATCGCCTTCTCGGCGGTGGAGTCGGACGTGGCCAAGGATCTGGAGCCCCGGCTCGCCCGCGACATCCCCGTGTTCTCCGCCGCCAGCGCCTTCCGCTACGAGGCGGACGTCCCGCTGCTCATCCCTCCGGTCAACGCCGCCCACGCGCCGCTCATCCGCGCGCAGCAGAAGCAGCGGGGCTGGAAGGGCTTCATCGTCCCCATCCCCAACTGCACCACCACGGGTCTGGCCATCACCCTGGCCCCGCTCGCCGAGCACTTCGGCATCAAGTCCGTGCTGATGACCTCGCTGCAGGCCATGTCCGGCGCGGGCCGCTCGCCGGGCGTCATCGGCCTGGACATCCTGGACAACGTCATCCCCTTCATCCCCAAGGAGGAGGAGAAGGTCCAGGTGGAGACGAAGAAGATCCTGGGCACGCTCAACGCCGGGGGCGCCGCCCTGACCCCGCACGACGTGAGCGTCTCGTGCACCTGCACCCGCGTGGCGGTGATGGAAGGCCACACCGAGTCCGTCTTCGTGTCGCTCTCCCGCAAGGCCTCCGTGCAGGAGGTGGTGGCGGCGATGCGCGAGTGGCGGGGTGCCGAGGTGGCGCGCCAGCTCCCGTCGGCTCCGCCGCGCTGGATCGAGGTGCTCGACGAGCCGTTCCGGCCCCAGCCCCGCCTGGACCGGGACACCCACGGGGGCATGGCCACCACCGTGGGCCGGGTGCGCGAGGACACGGTGTTGGAGAATGGCTTCAAGTACGTGCTGGTATCCCACAACACCAAGATGGGAGCGGCCAAGGGAGCCATCCTGGTGGCCGAACTGATGCGTGCCCAGGGGCTGCTCGGATGA
- the fdxA gene encoding ferredoxin FdxA, translating into MAYVVAEPCIKCKYTDCVEVCPVNCFYEGANFLVIHPDECIDCGACEPVCPTKAIFPESELPKEWKEYQKLNAEYAPQWPNIAEKRAALPEAEEYKDKKGKRDLLELKPGK; encoded by the coding sequence ATGGCTTATGTAGTTGCCGAGCCTTGCATCAAGTGCAAGTACACCGACTGCGTCGAAGTCTGCCCCGTCAACTGCTTCTATGAGGGGGCCAACTTCCTGGTCATCCACCCGGACGAGTGCATCGACTGTGGTGCGTGCGAGCCCGTCTGCCCGACGAAGGCGATCTTCCCGGAGTCGGAGCTGCCCAAGGAGTGGAAGGAGTACCAGAAGCTCAACGCGGAATACGCCCCCCAGTGGCCGAACATCGCCGAGAAGCGCGCGGCCCTGCCGGAGGCGGAGGAGTACAAGGACAAGAAGGGCAAGCGCGACCTGCTGGAGCTCAAGCCCGGCAAGTAG
- a CDS encoding molybdopterin-dependent oxidoreductase, which produces MSPSPSPSAVHFRTCNLCEAMCGLRIETAGDRVTSIRGDDEDPFSQGHICPKAVALQDLHEDPDRLRHPVRRTASGWQPLSWKEALDETAKRLHAVQKQHGRDAVGVYVGNPTVHNHGAMLLLPFFMKALRTRNKFSATSVDQLPHHVASYLMFGHQLLIPIPDIDRTRFMLILGANPLASNGSLMTAPGVRGRLKAIQQRGGKVVVVDPRRTETARIADEHLFIRPGTDALWLFSLLHVLLQAGPKLGRLADFTDGLVHVKELARDFTPERAAVHTGIPADTTRRLALELAASSSAVCYGRVGVSTQPFGALCQWLINVINVVTGNMDREGGAMFTLPAFDLIKGPRAMTAGRGSMGRWKSRVRGLAEFGGELPVSALGEEMLTPGEGQIRAMVTSAGNPVVSTPNGRQLDQAFGSLDFMVSIDPYINETTRHAHIILPPVTQLERGHFDLVFNAFAVRNTVKYSRPLFTPPPGSLHDWEIFLELKHRLDTLRGEPLTRGELPYRALKALGPEGILDLGLRAGPYGMRLRPWRRGLSLARLEAQPHGVDLGPLQPCLPERLVTRGRRLQLAPEPLVADVDRLRQAFPAAAPASVSEDALLLIGRRHVRDNNSWMHNVPRLVSGKPRCTLMVHPDDARRLGLEEGQEALVTSRVGEVKAPVNVTDEVMPGVVSLPHGYGHGRQGIQMQVAGAHAGVSINDVTDDQVLDAIGGNAAFSGIQVRVQPVQSMSTTVQPRQSAIE; this is translated from the coding sequence ATGAGCCCCTCCCCTTCCCCTTCCGCCGTCCACTTCCGCACGTGCAACCTGTGCGAGGCCATGTGCGGCCTGCGCATCGAAACCGCCGGGGACCGAGTCACCTCCATCCGCGGAGATGACGAGGATCCCTTCAGCCAGGGCCACATCTGCCCCAAGGCCGTCGCGCTCCAGGATCTCCACGAGGATCCCGACCGGCTCCGGCACCCCGTGCGGCGCACCGCCTCGGGCTGGCAGCCCCTGTCGTGGAAGGAGGCCCTCGACGAGACGGCGAAGCGCCTGCACGCGGTGCAGAAGCAGCACGGCCGGGACGCGGTGGGTGTGTACGTGGGCAATCCCACCGTGCACAACCACGGCGCCATGCTCCTGCTGCCCTTCTTCATGAAGGCGCTGCGCACGCGCAACAAGTTCTCGGCCACGTCGGTGGACCAGCTCCCGCACCACGTCGCCTCCTATCTGATGTTCGGGCACCAGCTCCTCATCCCCATCCCGGACATCGACCGCACGCGCTTCATGCTCATCCTCGGGGCCAACCCGCTCGCCTCCAATGGCAGCCTGATGACGGCGCCGGGCGTGCGCGGCCGGCTCAAGGCCATCCAGCAGCGCGGCGGCAAGGTGGTGGTGGTGGACCCGCGCCGCACGGAGACGGCCCGCATCGCGGACGAGCACCTCTTCATCCGCCCCGGCACCGACGCGCTCTGGCTCTTCTCGCTCCTGCACGTGCTGCTGCAGGCGGGCCCGAAGCTCGGGCGGCTCGCGGACTTCACCGACGGCCTGGTGCACGTGAAGGAGCTGGCGCGCGACTTCACCCCCGAGCGCGCCGCGGTCCACACGGGCATCCCCGCGGACACCACGCGGCGGCTCGCGCTCGAGCTGGCCGCCTCGTCCTCCGCCGTCTGCTACGGCCGCGTGGGCGTGTCCACCCAGCCCTTCGGCGCGCTGTGCCAGTGGCTCATCAACGTCATCAACGTGGTGACGGGCAACATGGATCGCGAGGGCGGTGCCATGTTCACCCTGCCCGCCTTCGATCTGATCAAGGGCCCCCGCGCCATGACGGCCGGCCGCGGCAGCATGGGCCGCTGGAAGAGCCGCGTGCGCGGGCTGGCCGAGTTCGGTGGCGAGCTGCCCGTGTCCGCGCTCGGCGAGGAGATGCTCACCCCGGGCGAGGGGCAGATCCGCGCCATGGTCACCTCGGCGGGCAACCCCGTGGTCTCCACCCCCAACGGCCGCCAGCTCGATCAGGCGTTCGGGTCGCTCGACTTCATGGTGAGCATCGACCCGTACATCAACGAGACGACCCGCCACGCGCACATCATCCTGCCGCCCGTCACCCAGCTCGAGCGCGGCCACTTCGATCTCGTCTTCAACGCGTTCGCGGTGCGCAACACCGTGAAGTACTCGCGGCCCCTCTTCACGCCGCCGCCGGGCTCGCTCCACGACTGGGAGATCTTCCTGGAGCTCAAGCACCGCCTGGACACGCTGCGCGGCGAGCCCCTCACGCGCGGCGAGCTGCCCTACCGGGCCCTCAAGGCGCTCGGCCCCGAGGGCATCCTCGACCTGGGCCTGCGCGCGGGCCCCTACGGCATGCGGCTGCGGCCCTGGCGCCGGGGACTGAGCCTCGCGCGCCTCGAGGCCCAGCCCCATGGCGTGGACCTGGGCCCCCTCCAGCCCTGCCTCCCCGAGCGGCTCGTCACGCGCGGACGCCGCCTCCAGCTCGCCCCCGAGCCGCTGGTGGCCGACGTGGACCGGCTGCGCCAGGCCTTCCCCGCCGCCGCCCCGGCCTCCGTCTCCGAGGACGCGCTGTTGCTCATCGGCCGGCGCCACGTGCGCGACAACAACTCGTGGATGCACAACGTGCCCCGGCTCGTCAGTGGCAAGCCGCGCTGCACGCTGATGGTGCACCCGGATGACGCGCGGCGTCTGGGCCTCGAGGAGGGGCAGGAAGCGCTCGTCACCTCCCGTGTGGGCGAGGTGAAAGCCCCCGTGAACGTGACGGACGAGGTGATGCCCGGCGTGGTGAGCCTGCCCCACGGCTACGGCCACGGGCGCCAGGGCATCCAGATGCAGGTGGCCGGCGCACACGCCGGAGTCAGCATCAATGATGTCACCGATGATCAGGTTTTGGATGCAATCGGTGGAAACGCCGCCTTCAGCGGGATTCAGGTGCGGGTCCAACCGGTACAATCAATGAGCACGACTGTGCAACCGCGGCAATCCGCGATCGAGTGA
- a CDS encoding SpoIID/LytB domain-containing protein: protein MHKVVFALFALVLVTCATPRPPPVAAPAPAPAAEPHTGPPEGASSSGPEALAPPAEPAPGLIDEVLPAPDALRRLDFRGGEPQVPIGLMQGRREVRFSPRGRMRLRFGGEEDRVLEAPSGSVWTVRVTEGSPAELSTYLQLAEVPFPDKAGLAEAQAQWRARGMAVRVHVLGVLYGIAGKVIDNRRYLLLSQEQLSPTEAAARQTELLREYGARTSLFEEVRVPARAILEVRDESGGVVGLAQDSVLAETLDESGFDVRQVEHDVGYDNHGFEDRSFRGTLQLTVDRHGTLAAVNLVRLEDLLKGLVPSEIYARAHPEALKAQAVTARGEVLAKVGIKHLADPFLLCSEQHCAVYRGRTGEAASTTAAVEATRGEGLFSQQGRLVDSVYSAVCGGHTEDNDVVWGGPPNPNLRGRPDVLGPTEGLPGPDSLSEYLRAELPTACRLSTFAQPSKYRWEKRFSVEQVNAFTASLGVGPVRALSLGERGVSGRARTLTVAGERGVTQVRGELNIRRLFGMLNSSMALVEEERDAEGHLAGWHFRGGGWGHGVGMCQTGAIGRAEAGQRYQEILRFYFNGAEVAPIY, encoded by the coding sequence TTGCACAAAGTCGTCTTCGCCCTCTTCGCGCTCGTCCTCGTCACCTGCGCCACGCCCCGTCCACCTCCGGTGGCGGCACCCGCGCCCGCCCCCGCCGCGGAGCCCCACACCGGCCCCCCGGAAGGTGCATCCTCTTCGGGCCCGGAAGCCCTCGCGCCCCCCGCCGAGCCCGCTCCCGGGCTCATCGACGAGGTGCTGCCCGCGCCGGACGCGCTCCGCCGCCTGGACTTCCGGGGAGGAGAACCCCAGGTTCCCATCGGCTTGATGCAGGGCCGCCGCGAGGTGCGCTTCTCGCCCCGAGGGCGGATGCGGCTGCGCTTCGGCGGCGAGGAGGACCGGGTCCTGGAGGCCCCCTCGGGCTCGGTATGGACGGTGCGGGTGACGGAGGGTTCGCCCGCGGAGCTGTCCACGTACCTCCAGCTCGCGGAGGTTCCCTTCCCGGACAAGGCGGGACTGGCCGAGGCCCAGGCCCAGTGGCGCGCCCGGGGCATGGCGGTGCGCGTGCACGTGCTGGGCGTGCTCTACGGCATCGCCGGCAAGGTCATCGACAACCGGCGCTACCTGCTGCTGTCCCAGGAGCAGCTCTCCCCCACCGAGGCGGCCGCGCGTCAGACGGAGCTGCTGCGCGAGTACGGCGCGCGCACCTCCCTCTTCGAGGAAGTCCGCGTCCCCGCGCGCGCCATCCTCGAGGTGCGTGACGAGTCCGGCGGCGTGGTGGGACTGGCCCAGGACTCGGTCCTCGCGGAGACGCTGGACGAGTCCGGCTTCGACGTGCGGCAGGTGGAGCACGACGTGGGCTACGACAACCACGGCTTCGAGGACCGGAGCTTCCGGGGCACGCTCCAGCTCACGGTGGATCGCCACGGCACGCTCGCGGCGGTGAACCTGGTGCGGCTGGAGGATCTGCTCAAGGGGCTGGTGCCCTCGGAGATCTACGCGCGGGCGCACCCGGAGGCGCTCAAGGCCCAGGCGGTGACGGCGCGCGGCGAGGTGCTGGCCAAGGTGGGCATCAAACACCTGGCGGACCCCTTCCTGCTGTGCTCCGAGCAGCACTGCGCGGTGTACCGCGGGCGCACGGGCGAGGCGGCCAGCACCACGGCGGCGGTGGAGGCCACCCGGGGCGAGGGCCTCTTCTCGCAGCAGGGGCGGCTGGTGGACTCGGTGTACAGCGCGGTGTGCGGGGGCCACACGGAGGACAACGACGTCGTCTGGGGCGGCCCCCCCAACCCCAACCTGCGCGGCCGTCCCGACGTGCTGGGCCCCACGGAAGGCCTGCCCGGCCCGGACTCCCTCTCCGAGTACCTGCGCGCGGAGCTGCCCACGGCGTGCCGGCTCTCCACCTTCGCGCAGCCGAGCAAGTACCGCTGGGAGAAGCGCTTCAGCGTGGAGCAGGTGAACGCCTTCACGGCCAGCCTGGGAGTGGGCCCCGTGCGGGCGTTGAGCCTCGGGGAGCGGGGGGTGTCCGGCCGGGCCCGCACCCTCACGGTGGCCGGAGAGCGCGGGGTGACGCAGGTGCGCGGCGAGCTGAACATCCGCCGCCTCTTCGGCATGCTCAACAGCTCCATGGCGCTGGTGGAAGAGGAGCGCGACGCGGAGGGCCACCTCGCCGGCTGGCACTTCCGGGGCGGCGGCTGGGGCCACGGCGTGGGCATGTGCCAGACGGGCGCCATCGGCCGGGCCGAGGCGGGCCAGCGCTACCAGGAGATCCTCCGCTTCTACTTCAACGGCGCCGAGGTCGCGCCCATCTACTGA